GCGCGAAGGTGCCCACCGTGAGGCCGAGGCTCAGGCTTCCGGAATCGCCCAGGAAGACCTTGCCCCGCCCGCGGAGGTTGCAGACCAGGTAGGGGACCACCAGGCCGGCGGCGAACATCGCCAGCGCGCCCACGCCGCTGCCGATGAACAGCCCGAAGGTGCCCAGCGCCAGCAGGGCGAGCAGGTTCATGCCGCCGGAGAGGCCGTCCATGCCGTCCATGAGATTGCTCGTGTTCATGAAGCCCATGAACCAGAGCAGGGTGAGCGGCAGCGAGAAGAGGCCGAGCTGCAGCGTCCAGCCGCCGAAGGCGATGGCGTCCAGACGGAAGCCGCCCGCCCAGAGCAGCAGGCCCGCGGTGGCCTGGATCACCAGGCGCCGGCGAGCGGAGAGGCCGCGGAGGTCGTCCACGAGGCCGGTGGTGAAGATCAGCGTGAAGGCCAGGCCTAGCGACAGGGCCGCGCCCATGGCCTGCCCCGGAGAGCCGGCCGCCAGCCAGACGAGATAGCCCAGCAGGAGAGGCACGAACAGGCCCGGCCCCCCGGACAGGGGCACCGGCTGCAGATGGATCTTGCGGGGATTCGGGAGGTCGAGGAGGCCGATGGACGTGGCGACGCTACGGCTCAGCTCCTGGGCGACCCAGCCCAGCAGGAGCACCAAAGGCAAGAGCATGTACCACGGTAGACCGATCCACTCGGAGATCAGGGACATGGTGGGGAAAGCCTCCCTGAATCGCTGCGACGACCTGGTGCGAGGGTGGATGATCGGGATCATCCACGGTCCGCGTCAATGGGCCGAAGCGTTTTTCACAGTTTCTTGTCGCATGATGCGATGAACGCTCGAGGCATCCGTTCGCAATCTTGCAAGTTTGCAAAAGACGGGCCGTCTTTCGGCGCCGTGATCCACGTCCCCCTCCGTGGGCCGGGCTCGGGCAAGAGCCTGTGCCGCCTTGGCTTGCGGCACTGTCATACCTGCGAGACCGACGGACCTTCCGCGCCGGGTGGCAGATTACCCGGCAAAACCGGTCAGGTTCGTATCAAATAGCTTGCCTGGGTGGAGCCCCGGCCCGGTGCCGGGGCTCCTCGCAGGAACTTCGCTCGTTCTCTACTTCAGCAGGGTGAGCTTGGTCAGCTCGCTCTGCCGTCCACCGATGCTCAGCATGGCGAAGTAGAC
Above is a window of Candidatus Latescibacterota bacterium DNA encoding:
- a CDS encoding undecaprenyl/decaprenyl-phosphate alpha-N-acetylglucosaminyl 1-phosphate transferase, whose protein sequence is MSLISEWIGLPWYMLLPLVLLLGWVAQELSRSVATSIGLLDLPNPRKIHLQPVPLSGGPGLFVPLLLGYLVWLAAGSPGQAMGAALSLGLAFTLIFTTGLVDDLRGLSARRRLVIQATAGLLLWAGGFRLDAIAFGGWTLQLGLFSLPLTLLWFMGFMNTSNLMDGMDGLSGGMNLLALLALGTFGLFIGSGVGALAMFAAGLVVPYLVCNLRGRGKVFLGDSGSLSLGLTVGTFALAMARQPGAALSWAPLAFALAAYVVGILDVLTSIVRRRRDGVSPFRPDTHHFHHRLLRAGLGPKWTLASLHGLSGLAVFAVALPFYGAAPLALVHLVLPMTVCIIAATRLVRFQPAPSKVIPLHSHNAVKAAAGGGGSSIRSITPVPGSEGQAANMEPASAVEPLNAINR